In a single window of the Pseudodesulfovibrio profundus genome:
- a CDS encoding IS5 family transposase: protein MLLFLHPKEEGMAIRQKGPRLGDYFLGHRRTKTTFLDEINELIDWQPINAFLCKKIRRKANAVGNPAYPPLAMFKILLLQRWYNLSDPGVEQALLDRLSFVRFTGFSIEDDVPDETTICRFRNGLIRLKVLDSLLDMLNRQLEGQGLLVREGAVVDASVVESQRRPRKVIDVMPEDRSEDAEEQDGPVDCRVSYSDDEEAAWLRKRNRAYYGYKLHAATDSRDGFLLCGHITPANHSDTGEFERLVNGVGLDPGARVYADKGYCSGKNRDILFDRDLEDGTMDKTPRGGRLTDFEKTRNRDISSIRQIVERAFGTLKRGYAFFRSRYVGREKVEGEFHILAMAFNLKKAVRLARA, encoded by the coding sequence ATGCTATTATTTCTCCATCCAAAGGAGGAAGGCATGGCTATTCGGCAGAAAGGACCTCGGTTGGGTGATTACTTCCTGGGGCACCGCAGAACCAAGACCACATTTCTGGATGAGATCAACGAACTCATCGACTGGCAGCCCATCAACGCCTTTCTGTGCAAGAAGATCAGGCGCAAGGCCAACGCCGTGGGCAATCCCGCCTATCCGCCTCTGGCGATGTTCAAGATTCTGCTCTTGCAGCGTTGGTACAACCTGAGTGATCCGGGCGTGGAGCAGGCGCTGCTCGACCGGCTCTCCTTTGTCAGATTTACCGGTTTTTCCATCGAGGACGACGTGCCGGACGAGACCACCATATGCCGTTTCCGTAACGGTTTGATCCGCCTGAAGGTGCTGGACTCCTTGCTCGACATGCTTAACCGCCAGCTTGAAGGACAAGGGCTTCTTGTCCGTGAGGGAGCCGTGGTGGACGCCTCGGTAGTCGAGTCGCAGCGGCGGCCGCGCAAGGTTATCGACGTGATGCCTGAGGACCGTTCCGAGGACGCCGAAGAACAGGATGGGCCGGTGGACTGCCGGGTCAGCTATTCGGATGACGAGGAGGCGGCCTGGCTCCGCAAGAGAAATCGGGCCTATTACGGCTACAAGCTCCATGCCGCGACGGACAGTCGAGACGGGTTTCTGCTCTGTGGTCACATCACTCCCGCGAACCATTCGGACACGGGCGAATTCGAGCGGCTCGTGAATGGCGTCGGCCTTGATCCCGGCGCACGGGTTTATGCGGACAAGGGCTATTGCAGCGGGAAGAACCGGGACATTCTGTTTGATCGCGATTTGGAGGACGGAACCATGGACAAGACGCCTCGTGGCGGCAGGCTGACAGACTTCGAAAAGACCCGCAACCGTGACATCAGCAGCATTCGGCAAATAGTCGAGCGGGCCTTCGGCACACTCAAACGTGGCTACGCATTCTTTCGGTCCCGATACGTGGGTCGTGAGAAGGTGGAGGGAGAGTTCCACATCCTCGCCATGGCGTTCAATTTGAAAAAAGCTGTTCGACTGGCGCGAGCCTGA
- a CDS encoding methyl-accepting chemotaxis protein yields the protein MKIGPKLTTLGVSLVGLTTLGILAILFWQSSNVEYTLTQNFDSQAEHEIELGVSDAKAMLATQHATLQKQLENDMRVLEDIVRRGGGLQLMDEQVEWQAVNQVSKATSTVSLPKMALGDQWLGQNASADKRTPLVDDIMQLTETTCTVFQTMNSQGDLLRVATNILKTNGQRAVGTFIPSSSVVAQTIKSGKTFRGTAYVVNAWYLTQYKPIKDASGKVIGCIYVGILQEGVSELRDGLKSVVLGQSGYLSVVGGSGNTQGVIKMHKDSTKEGSSVMDQADGVYKTLINEAKGNSGKPVSGRAVIEGQDVILTAIYFEPWDWVIFGTAYVEEFMAGKRAATAALNTAKYWSAGIGLLMVVLGVFVAIYFARNMSLSISNTVSVMSAINDGDLDVKPLSVHAKGPRDELEELGAAVNSMSSKLREVVSNVQGAAESVTQGSGELAATSQSLSEGATNQASSVEEVSASMEEVTANIEQNTDNARQTEKIARQAASDAKRGGESVSKTVEAMRQIADKIAIIEEIARQTNLLALNAAIEAARAGEHGKGFAVVAAEVRKLAERSGVAAAEISELSANSVDIAEEAGKMLEKMVPDIIQTAELVQEIATSSDEQQSGSNQIKNAMLELDRVVQQNSAESEEVAASSEELAGHAGLLEETIGYFRLGSGGSRRSRSASKVTVSKPSPKSLPSRPSTPAPAQQSSGVALDMGDDSDDEFEKF from the coding sequence ATGAAAATAGGCCCAAAACTAACAACCCTCGGCGTATCGCTGGTCGGTTTAACGACCCTCGGCATACTCGCTATTCTATTTTGGCAGAGTTCCAACGTAGAATACACGCTGACCCAAAATTTTGATTCACAGGCTGAACATGAGATAGAGTTGGGAGTTTCAGATGCCAAAGCCATGCTTGCCACTCAGCACGCGACGCTTCAAAAGCAACTGGAAAACGATATGCGGGTGCTGGAAGATATTGTCCGACGCGGCGGCGGGCTGCAACTGATGGATGAACAGGTGGAATGGCAGGCTGTCAATCAGGTCAGCAAAGCGACAAGCACGGTTTCCCTGCCTAAAATGGCATTGGGAGACCAGTGGCTTGGTCAGAATGCCAGCGCGGACAAGCGTACCCCACTGGTTGATGATATCATGCAACTGACGGAAACGACCTGTACCGTCTTCCAGACAATGAACAGTCAGGGCGATTTGCTTCGTGTTGCCACCAATATTTTGAAAACCAACGGGCAGCGGGCTGTTGGCACATTTATCCCCAGTTCGAGCGTGGTTGCCCAGACCATCAAGTCCGGGAAGACGTTCCGTGGCACCGCCTACGTAGTCAATGCCTGGTACCTGACTCAGTACAAGCCGATCAAGGACGCTTCCGGCAAGGTCATCGGCTGTATCTACGTTGGCATCCTTCAGGAGGGTGTCAGCGAGCTGCGCGATGGTCTCAAGTCAGTTGTTTTGGGCCAATCCGGGTACCTGTCCGTTGTTGGCGGGTCCGGCAATACCCAGGGCGTCATCAAGATGCACAAGGACTCGACCAAGGAAGGATCCAGCGTCATGGATCAGGCCGATGGCGTTTACAAGACTCTGATCAATGAAGCCAAGGGGAACAGCGGCAAGCCGGTCTCCGGTCGAGCTGTCATCGAAGGGCAGGATGTGATTCTGACTGCCATCTACTTCGAGCCGTGGGACTGGGTCATCTTTGGTACAGCCTATGTGGAAGAATTCATGGCCGGTAAGCGGGCTGCAACTGCAGCATTGAATACTGCCAAGTACTGGTCGGCCGGTATTGGTCTGCTCATGGTTGTTCTTGGCGTGTTCGTGGCAATCTATTTTGCTCGAAACATGAGCCTGTCCATCAGCAACACCGTGTCGGTCATGTCGGCCATCAATGACGGTGATCTCGATGTGAAGCCCTTGTCCGTTCATGCCAAGGGCCCCCGTGACGAACTGGAAGAGCTGGGAGCTGCTGTGAACTCCATGTCTTCCAAGTTGCGCGAGGTTGTATCCAATGTTCAGGGTGCGGCGGAAAGTGTCACCCAGGGTAGTGGCGAGCTGGCGGCAACGTCGCAGTCACTCTCCGAAGGTGCCACCAATCAGGCCAGCTCTGTTGAGGAAGTCTCTGCTTCAATGGAAGAGGTGACCGCGAACATCGAGCAAAATACGGATAACGCCCGTCAGACGGAAAAGATCGCTCGACAGGCTGCCAGCGATGCCAAGCGTGGTGGCGAGTCCGTATCCAAGACCGTCGAAGCCATGCGGCAGATCGCCGACAAGATCGCGATAATCGAAGAGATCGCCCGTCAGACCAACCTGCTCGCCCTGAACGCGGCCATTGAGGCTGCCCGGGCCGGAGAGCACGGCAAGGGATTCGCGGTTGTTGCCGCCGAAGTCCGCAAGCTGGCCGAGCGAAGCGGTGTGGCTGCTGCCGAGATCAGCGAATTGTCTGCCAACAGTGTGGATATCGCCGAAGAAGCAGGCAAGATGCTTGAAAAGATGGTACCGGACATCATTCAGACCGCTGAACTGGTGCAGGAAATAGCCACCAGCAGTGATGAGCAGCAGTCTGGCTCCAACCAGATCAAGAATGCCATGCTCGAACTGGACCGCGTGGTGCAGCAGAACTCCGCTGAATCCGAAGAAGTGGCTGCTTCATCCGAAGAACTGGCCGGGCATGCCGGACTGTTGGAAGAGACAATCGGTTACTTCCGCCTGGGTAGTGGCGGCTCCAGAAGGTCACGATCTGCCTCCAAGGTGACTGTGTCCAAGCCTTCTCCCAAGTCGCTTCCAAGCAGACCTTCCACCCCTGCCCCCGCGCAGCAATCAAGCGGCGTGGCCTTGGATATGGGTGATGACAGTGATGACGAATTCGAAAAGTTCTGA
- a CDS encoding type III pantothenate kinase: MGYVLLFDAGNTNTKICLADDQGLGESYTLPTRPANTADDWGLKIEAILARQGVSADDVEACAISSVVPPLDPLIMDMAQRFLDCEPYFAGRNLPIDLENEYARPEQVGADILVGCLSARLTYEHRNLIVIDFGTATTLACVQGTAFKGGLICPGILSSTSALSSGTAKLPKVDLEIKSPDLHWGKSTEECLNQGLVFGFASMVDGLVEKLSAQMDDPFVVATGGLSRNVAQVSERIDELRPELVMEGLWMAYYNR; encoded by the coding sequence ATGGGGTATGTATTACTTTTTGATGCCGGAAACACCAATACCAAAATCTGTCTGGCCGATGATCAGGGGCTGGGCGAAAGCTACACGCTGCCTACCCGTCCGGCCAATACCGCTGATGATTGGGGCTTGAAAATAGAGGCCATTCTGGCAAGGCAGGGCGTTTCGGCCGATGACGTGGAAGCATGTGCCATCTCCAGTGTCGTTCCCCCGCTCGATCCGCTTATCATGGACATGGCCCAGCGTTTTCTAGATTGCGAACCATACTTTGCCGGGCGAAATCTGCCCATCGACCTTGAAAATGAATATGCCAGACCCGAGCAGGTAGGAGCCGATATTCTGGTCGGTTGTCTTTCGGCTCGTCTGACCTATGAGCACCGAAATCTTATTGTTATCGATTTCGGCACCGCCACCACGCTGGCCTGCGTGCAGGGAACCGCATTCAAAGGCGGCCTGATCTGCCCGGGTATTCTCTCTTCCACCTCTGCTTTGTCCAGCGGTACGGCAAAGCTCCCCAAAGTCGATTTGGAGATCAAAAGCCCGGACCTTCACTGGGGAAAAAGCACGGAAGAGTGTCTTAACCAAGGGCTCGTTTTCGGTTTTGCGTCCATGGTTGATGGCCTCGTCGAAAAGCTCTCCGCACAAATGGACGATCCGTTTGTCGTTGCTACAGGCGGGTTGTCCCGCAATGTGGCCCAGGTCAGTGAGCGAATTGACGAGCTGCGCCCCGAGCTGGTCATGGAAGGATTGTGGATGGCTTATTACAACAGGTAG
- a CDS encoding methyl-accepting chemotaxis protein, producing the protein MRLSKKLTLSFGTLVVLLLGLASVAYWSLENSSSGFNQYRELARDSNLSGQLQANMLMVRMNVKDFIITGSQKDLDQFNDYFDKMRGFMDEAQQNIQNPSRSALIDQADERVRDYGNNFNRVQELRDQRNALVATLDEAGARAEQSLTQVLTTANSAENSDMAYRGGMVMRNLLLARLNANKFLTSNAPEIVKVVADERASLEKQLQRLDIYLETPEQRRLINEVNEATSTYFSTFDKIVNVITTRNDIISNRLDVIGPQIAKDVEDVKLSVLKDQDELGPRLEAANRKTEISVIVISAIAVVLGIVVAYIITRSITGPLGNAVRFAGDVAKGDLSTHVEQDDLNRKDEIGELARALKNMMQQLTVVVSDVRVGSTNVANGSEELSSSATALSDGANDQAAAIEEISSSMEQMSSNIAQNSSNSIKTEEIANQAAKDADESGKAVQEAVVAMNSIAEKISIIEEIARQTNLLALNAAIEAARAGEHGKGFAVVAAEVRKLAERSGQAAGEISELSSNTVHVAEKAGTMLETLVPNIRKTAELVQEIAQASSEQDSGASQVNSAIAQLDQVIQQNAAAAEEVASTSEELSSQSRQLEETMSFFRTNGDSPELPQRTVRVLQTPKQTLPQSGPKKPTTPPKKVNENHGIDMDMDDEDFERF; encoded by the coding sequence ATGAGACTATCCAAGAAGTTAACATTGTCCTTCGGCACATTGGTAGTTCTTTTATTGGGACTTGCTTCCGTAGCCTACTGGTCCCTTGAAAATTCCAGTTCAGGATTCAATCAATATAGAGAGTTGGCAAGAGACTCCAATCTAAGCGGCCAACTACAGGCCAACATGCTCATGGTGCGCATGAACGTGAAGGACTTCATTATCACCGGAAGCCAGAAGGATCTGGATCAGTTCAACGACTATTTCGACAAGATGCGCGGATTCATGGACGAAGCCCAACAGAATATCCAGAATCCATCACGGTCCGCATTGATAGATCAGGCAGACGAACGTGTCAGAGACTACGGCAATAATTTCAACAGGGTCCAGGAGCTCCGTGATCAACGTAATGCGCTCGTCGCAACCCTTGATGAAGCCGGAGCCAGGGCCGAACAGAGTCTCACACAGGTTCTGACCACAGCAAACAGTGCTGAGAACTCGGACATGGCCTACCGTGGAGGCATGGTCATGCGCAACCTGCTTCTGGCGCGCCTCAATGCCAACAAGTTTCTCACTTCCAACGCTCCTGAAATCGTCAAGGTTGTGGCCGATGAGCGTGCATCACTCGAAAAGCAGCTGCAACGCCTGGATATCTACCTGGAAACTCCCGAACAGCGACGACTTATCAATGAAGTGAACGAAGCCACATCCACCTATTTTTCCACTTTCGATAAGATCGTCAACGTCATCACCACTCGTAACGACATCATCAGCAATCGACTCGATGTCATCGGACCGCAGATCGCCAAGGATGTGGAAGATGTGAAGCTCTCCGTGCTCAAGGATCAGGATGAACTAGGTCCTCGACTCGAAGCCGCCAACCGCAAGACTGAAATCTCCGTCATAGTGATCAGCGCCATTGCCGTCGTTCTCGGTATCGTCGTGGCCTACATCATCACCCGCTCCATCACCGGCCCGCTTGGTAACGCCGTCCGTTTCGCCGGGGATGTTGCCAAGGGAGACTTGTCGACACATGTTGAACAGGATGATCTGAACCGCAAGGATGAAATCGGCGAACTGGCGAGGGCGCTGAAGAACATGATGCAGCAACTGACAGTCGTCGTCAGCGACGTTCGTGTCGGCTCCACCAATGTCGCCAATGGCAGCGAAGAGCTTTCCTCATCGGCAACGGCTCTCTCCGACGGCGCCAACGACCAGGCCGCAGCCATCGAAGAGATCTCGTCCTCCATGGAACAGATGTCGTCCAACATCGCACAGAACTCCAGTAACTCCATCAAGACCGAGGAAATCGCCAACCAGGCCGCCAAGGACGCTGACGAGAGCGGCAAGGCAGTTCAGGAAGCGGTTGTCGCCATGAACTCCATCGCGGAAAAGATCTCGATCATCGAAGAGATCGCCCGCCAGACCAATCTGCTCGCCCTGAACGCGGCCATTGAGGCTGCCCGGGCCGGTGAACACGGCAAGGGATTCGCGGTTGTCGCCGCTGAAGTCCGCAAGCTCGCCGAACGAAGTGGACAGGCTGCCGGTGAAATCAGCGAGCTGTCGTCCAACACCGTACACGTAGCCGAAAAGGCCGGAACCATGCTGGAAACGCTGGTGCCCAATATCCGTAAGACGGCTGAACTGGTGCAGGAAATAGCCCAGGCCAGCAGTGAGCAGGACAGTGGTGCAAGCCAGGTGAACAGTGCCATCGCCCAGCTGGATCAGGTCATTCAGCAGAACGCCGCGGCCGCTGAAGAGGTCGCCTCCACCAGTGAAGAGCTCTCCAGTCAGTCCAGACAATTGGAAGAGACCATGTCCTTCTTCCGCACCAACGGAGACTCGCCCGAACTGCCGCAAAGAACGGTTCGGGTCCTTCAGACGCCCAAGCAGACTCTGCCCCAATCCGGGCCGAAGAAGCCCACCACACCGCCGAAGAAGGTCAACGAAAATCACGGCATTGACATGGACATGGATGATGAAGACTTCGAGCGTTTCTAG
- the eno gene encoding phosphopyruvate hydratase → MSTISGVWAREILDSRGNPTVEVEVILESGVVGRAAVPSGASTGSREALELRDKEERYGGKGVMTAVENVRGEIAGAVIGMDCLRQVTLDNLLIDLDGTENKERLGANALLGVSMAAARAGAQVLGLPLYQYLGGTNAKLLPVPLMNIINGGEHAPNNLDIQEFMIMPVGAETFAEALRMGAEVFHKLKSILAKDGHVTSVGDEGGFAPNLKSHAEAFEYITRAVEGAGYEPGKEICYAIDAAASEFYKNGKYVLAGEDKTLTSAELVDFYDDLASQFPLVSIEDGLAESDWDGFALQTEKMGDRIQLVGDDLFVTNPDILADGIDQGVCNSILIKLNQIGTVTETLDTIELAKTAGYTNVVSHRSGETGDHFIADLSVAVNAGQIKTGSLCRSDRLEKYNQLLRIEEELDDDGIYYGPILGGSFFEEE, encoded by the coding sequence ATGAGTACCATTTCCGGCGTTTGGGCCCGTGAAATTCTTGATTCACGCGGTAACCCCACCGTAGAGGTAGAAGTCATCCTCGAATCCGGTGTTGTCGGCAGGGCTGCTGTGCCCTCCGGTGCATCCACCGGCTCCCGTGAAGCCTTGGAATTGCGGGATAAAGAAGAGCGGTATGGCGGTAAAGGTGTCATGACCGCAGTTGAAAACGTGCGCGGCGAAATTGCCGGTGCCGTTATCGGTATGGATTGCCTTCGTCAGGTAACCCTCGACAACCTGCTCATTGATCTGGACGGGACCGAAAACAAGGAACGACTTGGCGCCAATGCGCTGCTCGGTGTTTCCATGGCTGCGGCCCGTGCCGGTGCCCAGGTGCTTGGCTTGCCCTTGTACCAGTACCTTGGCGGCACCAATGCCAAGCTTTTGCCCGTGCCCCTCATGAACATCATCAATGGTGGCGAACACGCTCCCAACAACCTGGATATCCAGGAGTTCATGATCATGCCTGTTGGCGCGGAGACCTTTGCCGAGGCCCTTCGCATGGGTGCTGAGGTTTTCCATAAGCTCAAATCCATCCTTGCCAAGGACGGTCATGTCACCAGCGTAGGCGACGAAGGCGGATTCGCTCCTAACCTGAAGTCCCACGCCGAGGCATTCGAGTACATCACTCGCGCTGTTGAAGGCGCAGGGTATGAGCCGGGCAAGGAAATTTGCTACGCCATTGATGCAGCTGCTTCCGAATTCTACAAGAACGGCAAGTACGTGCTCGCTGGTGAGGACAAGACCCTGACCTCTGCTGAGTTGGTCGATTTCTACGACGATCTCGCCAGCCAGTTCCCGTTGGTCTCCATCGAAGACGGCCTGGCCGAGTCCGACTGGGACGGCTTTGCCCTGCAGACGGAAAAAATGGGCGACCGCATCCAGTTGGTGGGCGACGACCTGTTCGTTACCAACCCCGACATCCTTGCCGATGGCATCGACCAGGGTGTGTGCAACTCCATCCTGATCAAGCTGAACCAGATCGGTACCGTGACCGAGACTCTCGACACCATCGAACTGGCCAAGACCGCAGGTTACACCAACGTGGTTTCCCACCGCTCCGGTGAGACCGGCGATCACTTCATCGCCGACCTGTCCGTTGCCGTGAATGCAGGACAGATCAAGACCGGTTCGCTCTGCCGTTCCGATCGTTTGGAAAAGTACAACCAGCTTCTTCGCATTGAGGAAGAGCTCGACGACGATGGCATCTACTACGGTCCCATCCTCGGCGGCAGCTTCTTCGAAGAAGAGTAG
- the folD gene encoding bifunctional methylenetetrahydrofolate dehydrogenase/methenyltetrahydrofolate cyclohydrolase FolD has product MILLDGKETAAEIRAEIREEVDALEGKFGRKPGLAVVLVGEDPASQVYVRNKERACEDCGIKSIPYRLESASQHELEGLIQELNRDVNVDGILVQLPLPKGLDSQKILDLIDPDKDVDGFHPVNVGKMSLGLPGFKPCTPAGVINLLQRYDIDPACKKAVVIGRSNIVGKPLAMMLSQSGPCANATVTLCHSRTADLKAECLEADFIFAAIGMPNFVTADMVKEGAVVVDVGINRTDEGLAGDCDFEGLKDKVHAITPVPGGVGPMTIAQLMVNTLEAFKLHVGA; this is encoded by the coding sequence ATGATTCTGCTAGACGGTAAGGAAACAGCCGCGGAAATCCGGGCTGAGATCAGAGAGGAAGTGGACGCTCTTGAGGGTAAATTCGGGCGTAAGCCCGGCTTGGCTGTCGTACTGGTGGGTGAAGACCCGGCCAGCCAGGTCTATGTTCGCAATAAGGAGCGGGCCTGCGAGGATTGCGGCATCAAGTCTATCCCCTACCGTCTGGAGTCGGCCAGCCAGCACGAGCTGGAAGGGTTGATTCAGGAATTGAATCGCGATGTGAATGTGGACGGTATCCTTGTTCAGTTGCCGCTTCCCAAAGGATTAGACTCCCAGAAAATTCTCGACCTCATCGATCCTGATAAGGATGTGGACGGCTTCCATCCGGTGAACGTGGGCAAGATGTCCCTCGGCCTGCCCGGGTTCAAACCGTGTACGCCTGCCGGTGTCATCAACCTGTTGCAGCGTTACGATATCGACCCAGCCTGTAAGAAGGCCGTTGTCATTGGTCGTTCCAATATCGTGGGCAAGCCGCTGGCCATGATGCTTTCCCAGTCCGGTCCGTGCGCCAATGCCACCGTGACCCTGTGTCACTCCCGTACGGCAGACCTCAAAGCAGAATGTCTTGAGGCCGATTTCATCTTCGCTGCCATCGGCATGCCCAACTTCGTGACCGCCGATATGGTCAAGGAAGGGGCTGTTGTTGTTGATGTCGGCATCAACCGCACCGATGAAGGGCTGGCCGGAGACTGTGACTTTGAAGGTCTCAAGGACAAGGTCCATGCCATTACTCCGGTTCCGGGCGGCGTTGGCCCGATGACCATTGCGCAGTTGATGGTCAATACCCTTGAAGCGTTCAAGCTGCACGTCGGCGCATAA
- a CDS encoding glycosyltransferase family protein produces the protein MITYIFLPPVKKPTGGVTVLRQIADILHQGGHEARLVVRDNSGWRPEGLADTAPVIQWADMRLTGDDLWLVPEGWVNALMPGLEARATCLSYVQNWAYLFSSLPDGADWHTLPVEFLAVSDPVSFFVKQSTCKDAPVLRPGIDRSIFHAPEQKPDNVISIAYMPRKNKAMVAQIKSIFEHSCGGFDAKGVRWVPIEGMDTYEVAETLRASHIFLASGYPEGCPLPPLEAMACGCLPVGFSGFGGWDYMRQGQMMPRFTPWWPLRDVPWTGNGFWCADGDALDAALCLTEAVELINSGGPALDSLLKAGQETAIAYDTEEQRKAVLELWNAL, from the coding sequence ATGATCACATATATCTTTTTGCCCCCAGTCAAAAAACCCACCGGCGGTGTCACCGTTCTTCGGCAGATCGCTGACATCCTGCATCAGGGAGGGCATGAGGCCCGACTTGTTGTCAGGGATAATTCGGGTTGGCGACCGGAAGGACTGGCCGATACCGCGCCGGTTATCCAGTGGGCCGACATGCGCTTGACCGGCGATGACCTGTGGCTCGTACCCGAAGGGTGGGTCAATGCCCTCATGCCAGGGCTGGAAGCGCGTGCCACCTGCTTGAGCTACGTGCAGAACTGGGCGTACCTCTTCTCCTCGCTTCCGGATGGCGCTGATTGGCATACGTTGCCGGTGGAGTTTCTGGCGGTCTCGGACCCGGTCTCATTTTTCGTCAAGCAGTCCACATGCAAAGACGCGCCCGTCCTGCGCCCCGGCATTGATCGCTCTATTTTTCATGCACCGGAACAAAAGCCGGATAATGTGATCTCCATTGCCTACATGCCGCGCAAGAACAAGGCCATGGTCGCACAGATCAAGTCCATCTTTGAACATTCCTGTGGCGGATTCGATGCCAAAGGTGTCCGCTGGGTACCCATTGAAGGGATGGATACGTACGAGGTGGCCGAAACACTTCGTGCGTCCCACATTTTTCTGGCGTCCGGCTATCCTGAGGGATGTCCGTTACCGCCCCTTGAGGCCATGGCGTGCGGTTGTCTTCCCGTCGGCTTCTCCGGCTTCGGGGGATGGGATTACATGCGACAGGGACAGATGATGCCGCGCTTTACGCCGTGGTGGCCTCTGCGTGATGTTCCCTGGACTGGAAACGGTTTCTGGTGTGCCGATGGCGATGCCCTTGATGCTGCGTTGTGCCTGACCGAGGCCGTGGAGTTGATCAACAGCGGTGGACCCGCCCTTGACTCTCTGCTCAAGGCAGGGCAGGAAACCGCCATTGCATACGATACCGAAGAACAACGCAAAGCAGTCCTTGAACTGTGGAACGCACTGTGA
- a CDS encoding TatD family hydrolase → MGKKKPRLEPEALELPLGGVDSHAHLDLEDFDEDREAMIARAAACGVEQIINVFLGPDAYERNKGMFDAHPQISFLLGVHPNNADTLTDEVLERMRRHFTEDDRLKGVGEIGLDYYWDRVPHEVQKTAFIKQLDLARELEMPVIIHSRDANADCIAILEEQGFKDYPVLWHCFGSGLELAQPVIDNGWYVSIPGPVTFRKTDDLQAAVARIPFDRLLIETDCPFLAPEPWRGKRNHPALVGFTAKRIAEIKGRPVADLWKMTGDNARRFFGLND, encoded by the coding sequence ATGGGAAAAAAGAAGCCCCGCCTCGAACCCGAGGCCCTGGAATTGCCCCTGGGGGGCGTGGATTCGCACGCCCATCTTGATCTGGAAGATTTTGACGAAGACCGCGAAGCGATGATCGCTCGCGCTGCCGCCTGTGGTGTGGAGCAGATCATCAATGTGTTCCTCGGCCCTGATGCCTACGAGCGTAACAAGGGGATGTTCGATGCGCACCCGCAGATTTCCTTTCTGCTCGGGGTCCATCCCAATAACGCCGATACCCTGACAGACGAAGTCCTTGAACGGATGCGCCGCCATTTCACCGAAGATGATCGCCTCAAAGGCGTGGGTGAAATTGGTCTCGACTATTATTGGGACAGGGTGCCGCATGAGGTCCAGAAAACAGCGTTTATCAAACAGCTTGATCTGGCGCGGGAACTGGAAATGCCGGTCATCATCCACTCTCGCGACGCCAATGCCGATTGTATCGCCATTCTTGAGGAACAGGGGTTCAAGGATTATCCGGTGCTGTGGCATTGCTTCGGGTCCGGCCTGGAGCTGGCCCAGCCTGTCATCGACAATGGCTGGTATGTCTCGATTCCCGGTCCGGTCACATTTCGCAAAACAGATGATTTGCAGGCGGCCGTAGCCCGTATCCCCTTTGATCGACTGCTGATTGAAACGGATTGCCCGTTCCTCGCCCCTGAACCGTGGCGCGGCAAGCGGAACCACCCTGCATTGGTCGGATTCACTGCTAAGCGCATTGCTGAAATCAAGGGACGCCCTGTGGCTGATCTATGGAAGATGACCGGAGATAATGCGCGGCGCTTCTTTGGCTTGAACGATTGA
- a CDS encoding IS1595 family transposase, translating into MRKSRLSKDKQLRLIEHFVAGTTARCAADLVGVNVKTAAYYFHRLREIIAVEESCEGMDFGEFEVDESYFGGKRKGKRGRGAAGKVPVFGILKRGGKVYTQVIPDAKGKTLLPIIQERIQPDSVVYSDCWYGYNVLDVSAFKHFRINHSKLFADSHNHINGIENFWNQAKRHMRKFNGIPTKHFSLFLKECEWRFNNSNPRSQFKQLKQWVRRHMG; encoded by the coding sequence ATGCGAAAAAGTCGTTTGAGCAAGGACAAGCAGCTTCGTTTAATCGAACATTTTGTGGCTGGCACGACAGCTCGTTGCGCTGCCGATCTGGTTGGTGTGAACGTCAAAACAGCCGCCTATTACTTTCACCGGCTCCGGGAAATCATAGCGGTAGAAGAGTCCTGTGAAGGGATGGATTTTGGCGAATTTGAGGTCGATGAGAGCTACTTCGGTGGCAAGCGAAAGGGCAAAAGAGGACGTGGGGCGGCTGGTAAGGTTCCTGTTTTTGGAATCCTTAAAAGGGGCGGGAAGGTCTATACACAGGTGATTCCTGATGCGAAAGGTAAAACCTTGCTTCCCATTATTCAGGAAAGAATCCAGCCAGACAGTGTGGTTTACTCGGACTGCTGGTATGGCTACAATGTCCTTGATGTGTCAGCGTTCAAACACTTCCGAATCAACCACTCGAAGCTGTTTGCAGATAGCCACAACCACATCAATGGAATCGAGAATTTTTGGAACCAGGCCAAACGCCATATGAGGAAATTCAACGGCATTCCAACCAAGCATTTTTCTCTGTTTTTAAAGGAATGCGAGTGGCGTTTTAATAACAGCAATCCGCGAAGCCAGTTTAAACAACTGAAACAGTGGGTTAGAAGACATATGGGCTAG